One Elaeis guineensis isolate ETL-2024a chromosome 10, EG11, whole genome shotgun sequence genomic window carries:
- the LOC105052952 gene encoding probable CCR4-associated factor 1 homolog 7, which produces MSGPTNRISRDVTIREVWAHNLHGEFARIREIVDDYPHVAVDVEFPGLVMHHVGATFNSPADNHYQSLQTNVELLNVIRITITFFDDAGDLPSSPSGGGCRCVWQFNFREFDVDADIADPDAVEILRGRGVDFVKLREQGIDGRDFGELLMSSGAVLDDSVEWITSDGGYDIGFLLRILTGRMLPETLEEFFELVNIFFPTLYDVKHLTTFCDDDLDGGLVQVAELLGVENVGLCRQAGCDSLLTTRVFRKMKERYFDGAIEQYSGSLHGLNLNK; this is translated from the coding sequence ATGTCCGGCCCAACGAACAGAATCAGCCGTGACGTCACGATCCGGGAGGTCTGGGCACACAACCTCCATGGGGAGTTCGCTCGCATCCGCGAGATCGTTGACGATTACCCCCACGTCGCCGTGGACGTCGAGTTCCCCGGCCTCGTCATGCACCACGTCGGCGCCACCTTCAACAGCCCCGCCGACAACCACTACCAGAGTCTCCAAACCAACGTGGAACTCCTCAACGTCATCCGGATCACCATCACCTTCTTCGACGATGCCGGCGACctcccctcctccccctccggcggggGCTGCCGCTGCGTCTGGCAGTTCAACTTCCGGGAGTTCGACGTCGATGCTGACATCGCGGACCCGGACGCCGTCGAGATCCTCCGCGGACGCGGTGTCGACTTTGTGAAGCTTCGGGAGCAAGGGATCGACGGCCGTGACTTTGGCGAGCTCCTCATGTCCTCTGGAGCCGTCCTCGATGACTCGGTCGAGTGGATCACCTCCGATGGTGGGTATGATATTGGCTTCCTCCTCAGAATATTGACGGGCCGCATGCTCCCCGAGACGCTGGAAGAATTCTTCGAGCTCGTCAACATCTTCTTCCCGACTCTGTACGACGTCAAGCACCTGACCACATTCTGTGATGATGATCTCGACGGGGGGCTCGTCCAGGTCGCCGAACTGTTGGGCGTGGAGAACGTCGGACTCTGCCGCCAGGCGGGCTGTGACAGCTTGCTCACCACTCGCGTCTTTAGGAAGATGAAAGAGAGGTACTTTGATGGTGCAATTGAGCAATATAGCGGGTCGCTGCACGGTCTCAATCTCAATAAATGA
- the LOC105053304 gene encoding probable CCR4-associated factor 1 homolog 6: MSGPTDRISHDITVRELGANNRHEEFALIRDIVETLIHHVAVVVQYPGVVTRRVGTFDSTADYDYQTLRDNVNLLRPIQIGLTFPDAAGDLPRFPPGGGCPCVWQFNLREFDVDADIADPDAVELLRGYGVDFAKQREQGIGACDFGEFLMSTGAVLKGSDVEWITFDGGYDIGFLLRILTGRVLPETREEFFELVNIFFPTLYDVKHLSTFCDDDPGLVQVAELLGVENVGVCRQAGGDSFSRSRL, translated from the coding sequence ATGTCCGGCCCAACGGACAGAATCAGCCACGATATCACGGTCCGGGAGCTCGGGGCAAACAACCGCCATGAGGAGTTCGCCCTGATCCGCGACATCGTTGAGACATTAATCCACCACGTCGCCGTGGTCGTCCAGTACCCTGGCGTCGTCACTCGCCGCGTCGGCACCTTCGACAGCACCGCCGACTACGACTACCAGACCCTCCGCGACAACGTCAACCTCCTCCGGCCCATCCAGATCGGTCTCACCTTCCCCGACGCTGCCGGCGACCTCCCCCGCTTCCCCCCCGGCGGTGGCTGCCCCTGCGTCTGGCAGTTCAACTTACGGGAGTTCGACGTCGATGCTGACATCGCCGACCCTGACGCCGTCGAGCTCCTCCGCGGATACGGTGTCGACTTTGCGAAGCAGCGGGAGCAGGGGATCGGTGCCTGTGACTTTGGCGAGTTCTTGATGTCCACCGGAGCCGTGCTCAAAGGCTCCGACGTCGAGTGGATCACCTTCGATGGTGGGTATGATATTGGCTTCCTCCTCAGGATATTGACGGGCCGCGTGCTCCCCGAGACGCGGGAAGAATTCTTCGAGCTCGTCAACATCTTCTTCCCGACTCTGTACGACGTCAAGCACCTGAGCACATTCTGTGATGATGATCCCGGGCTCGTCCAGGTCGCCGAACTGTTGGGCGTGGAGAATGTCGGAGTTTGCCGCCAGGCGGGCGGTGACAGCTTCTCACGCTCGCGTCTTTAG
- the LOC105052951 gene encoding probable CCR4-associated factor 1 homolog 7: MSIPAKSDESVEIREVWADNLEVEFAVIREIVDEYPFIAMDTEFPGVAITPVRAFKNISDQHYQTLRANVDLLHLIQVGITFSDASGCLPPSPSGGGLRCVWQFNFREFDPDRDVSNPDSIDLLRRSGIDFVKNREQGIDALRFAELLMSSGVVLNDSVQWIAFHGAYDFAYLLKILTCRRLPESLEEFFELVGAFFPIVYDIKHLMRFCNNLYGGLNKVAEQVDAERIGVCHQAGSDSLLTARVFWRLKENYFDGSIERYAGCLYGLET, translated from the coding sequence ATGTCGATTCCGGCGAAGAGCGACGAGTCCGTCGAGATCCGGGAGGTGTGGGCGGATAACCTCGAGGTGGAGTTCGCCGTGATTCGAGAGATTGTCGACGAGTACCCCTTTATCGCCATGGACACCGAGTTCCCTGGCGTCGCCATCACCCCCGTCCGCGCGTTCAAGAACATCTCGGATCAACACTACCAGACCCTCCGCGCCAACGtcgacctcctccacctcatccaGGTCGGCATCACGTTCTCCGACGCCTCTGGCTGCCTCCCGCCCTCCCCTTCCGGCGGTGGCCTTCGCTGCGTCTGGCAGTTCAACTTCCGGGAGTTCGACCCCGACCGGGACGTCTCCAACCCCGATTCCATTGACCTCCTCCGCCGCTCCGGCATCGACTTCGTGAAGAACCGGGAGCAGGGGATCGATGCCCTCCGCTTCGCGGAGCTTCTCATGTCTTCCGGTGTTGTGCTTAATGATTCGGTCCAGTGGATCGCATTCCATGGAGCCTATGACTTTGCCTACCTCCTCAAGATCCTGACTTGCCGCCGGCTCCCGGAGAGCTTGGAGGAGTTCTTCGAACTCGTCGGGGCGTTCTTTCCTATAGTCTATGACATCAAACACCTGATGAGGTTCTGCAACAATCTTTATGGGGGGCTCAATAAGGTGGCCGAGCAGGTGGATGCCGAGCGGATTGGGGTCTGCCACCAGGCAGGCTCCGACAGCTTGCTCACTGCTCGTGTCTTTTGGAGGTTGAAGGAGAACTACTTTGATGGGTCCATTGAGAGATATGCTGGCTGTTTGTATGGTCTTGAGACCTGA
- the LOC105052950 gene encoding LOW QUALITY PROTEIN: temperature-induced lipocalin-1 (The sequence of the model RefSeq protein was modified relative to this genomic sequence to represent the inferred CDS: inserted 1 base in 1 codon): METEGEGKPMTAVWGLDLERYMGRWYEIACFPSAFQPRDGRGTRATYALHPDGTVSVLNETWTAGGSRRASIEGTAFRADPADEEARLKVRFYVPPFLPVVGDYWVLLVDENYQHAVVGQPSRKHLWILSRQIHTEEDVYNQLVEKAKEQGYXVTRLQKTQQIDPPPLGEGLNATKGLWWIKSLLGK, encoded by the exons ATGGAGACGGAAGGGGAGGGGAAGCCGATGACGGCGGTGTGGGGCCTGGATCTGGAGCGGTACATGGGTCGGTGGTACGAGATTGCGTGCTTCCCGTCGGCCTTCCAGCCCCGCGACGGCCGGGGGACGCGCGCCACCTACGCCCTCCACCCGGACGGCACCGTCTCCGTTCTCAACGAGACCTGGACCGCCGGCGGCAGTCGCCGCGCCTCCATCGAGGGCACCGCCTTCCGGGCCGACCCCGCCGATGAGGAGGCCAGGCTCAAGGTCCGCTTCTACGTCCCGCCCTTCCTCCCCGTCGTCGGCGACTACTGGGTCCTCCTCGTCGACGAGAACTATCAGCACGCCGTCGTCGGCCAGCCTTCAAGAAAGCATCTTTGG ATACTATCAAGGCAGATCCACACGGAAGAGGATGTCTACAACCAACTGGTGGAGAAGGCTAAAGAACAAGGCT ATGTGACAAGGTTACAGAAGACCCAGCAAATAGATCCTCCTCCACTTGGTGAAGGCCTCAATGCCACAAAGGGCTTGTGGTGGATTAAGTCTCTCCTCGGCAAATAA